The Faecalibacter bovis genome includes the window TTCTATCAAATAAAAAAGGAGCTTTAATAAGCTCCTTTTTTTTGTTTTTTTATTATATAAGATTACTCAACAATTAAGATGAAGTAATTTTTCTTTCCTTTTTGTAATAAAACGTATTTATCAGCAATTAAGTTATCTGCAGTTAAAACAAACTCTTCAGTTACTTTTTCTTTATTAACCGAAATAGAATTTGCCGTTAACTCACGTCTTGCTTCTGAATTTGATTTTAAAAACCCTGATTTTTCAGCTAAAGCAGCAACAATATCTAATCCAGCATCAATATCAGCTTTATCGATTGTACCTTGTGGAACACCCTCAAATACTGATAAGAAAGTATCTGCATCTAATTCTTTTAAATCTTCTGAAGTTGACTTACCGAATAAAACTTGAGATGCTTTTTCCGCTTTACGTAACTCATCAACACCATGAACTAAAATTGTAATTTCAGTTGCTAACTTACGTTGTAATTCACGTAAATGTGGTTCTTGACGGTGACGCTCAATTAATTCATCAATTGTTTCTTTATCTAAGAACGTATAAATTTTGATGTATTTTTCTGCATCAGCATCCGCTTGATTTAACCAGAATTGGTAGAATTTATAAGGAGATGTACGGTTTTTGTCTAACCAAATATTTTCTCCACCTTCAGACTTACCAAATTTAGTTCCATCCGCTTTTGTAGTTAATGGACATGTAAAAGCAAAACCTTCACCACCATCCATACGACGAATTAATTCTGTACCAGTTGTAATATTACCCCATTGATCAGAACCACCCATTTGTAATTTAGCTCCTAACTCACGGTATAAATGAACAAAATCATATCCTTGAATTAATTGGTATGTAAACTCTGTGAAAGACATTCCTACGTTAGATTCTGCAGATAAACGGTTTTTAACCGAATCCTTAGACATCATATAATTTACAGTAATGTGTTTTCCTACAGTACGTGCAAAATCAATGAATGAAAATTCTTTCATCCAATCGTAGTTATTAACTAAAATTGCAGAATTCCCATTATTAGAATCAAAATCTAAGAATCGTGCTAATTGTCCTTTAATACCAGCAACATATTTATCTAAAGTTTCTTCGTCTAATAAACTTCTTTCTGCTGCTTTTCCTGTTGGATCACCAATAAATCCTGTTGCTCCACCAACTAACGCGATCGGACGGTGCCCGTGGCGTTGTAAATGAACTAACAAGAAGATCGGCACTAAGCTACCTACGTGTAAAGAATCGGCAGTTGGATCGAATCCCACATACCCTGAAGTCATTTCTTTAGACAATTGCTCTTCAGTCCCTGGCATAATGTTGTGAACTAGCCCTCTCCAAGTAAGTTCTTCAATGAATGGATTCATAATATATATTATATTTTAAAAAAAATTTGCGAGGTGTAAAGTTATAAATTTCTAATCTATTATTTAAATTGAAAATATCTTATAACGTTAAATTCTATATCTTTAATAGAAAATCAACTAAATCCTTGCTTACATATGGAAGTTTTTTTTCAAAATCAACAAATCAAATGGATTAATTTACATCATCCTACCACTAAACAATTAGAAGAAATTGCTTCTCAATATGGCTTTTTAAAATTAACAATTGAAGACAGTTTAGAGCCTGGACATTTGCCAAAATTTGAATCTGATGAGCATATATCATTTCTATTAGTTCGATTTTTTGATCAAGAAAAAAGAACATTAAAAAATGTAGTTCGGGAATTTAGCCACAAAATAAGTATTTACTTTGGGAAAGATTTTATCATTACCGTACACCAAAAAGAAGCGTCGGTATTTGATCGTGTCCTACAAAAATACATCCATAAAACAGATTCTAATAAAGTTACTAAAAAGGGTATCATTTATAATATTATAAACGAAACTTTAAAAACTTTCGAACCTCCAGCTGACCGAATGGATGAGGAAATTAATACATTAGAAGAAATGGTTTTTAGCAATAATTTTGAAAAATTAAAACTTCAAAATTTATATCATTTAAAAAGAGAAGCATCTGCTTGTCGAAAAATTTTAGATTACACGCTTGATGCATTAAACGAATATACACTCTCGAATAATAAAACAAGTACAATGCAAGATTTGAAAGAAGATTGTATAAAAATGCTGCATTTACATACCCAAATCGTTGAAGATGTACAAAACCTATTATCGATTTATTTGTCTTTAAATAGCCAAAAATCGAATGATATCATGAAAACTTTAACCATTTTTTCAGCCTTTTTTTTACCTCTTACATTTATCGTTGGAATTTATGGAATGAATTTTAATTACATGCCTGAATTAAGTTATAAATGGGGTTATCCAATTTGTATCTTATCCATGTTAATACTCGTAATTTTTATCTATGCATGGTTTAAACGTAAAAAATATCTATAAATAAAAAAGGTCGGCAATTGCCGACCTTTTATAATGTTATATAATTGACTATTTGTTCAATTATGATGGGTTTTGTTCACATAATGGGTTTGCATTTAACTCAGAACGTGGAATTACCCAAGTCCATCTTAAGTCATTTGCAGGAATTTCCCATACATTGTTAATAACAGCTGCAACAGCACCTGTGTCACGACGATTTAATGGAGAAGCAGTACGTTTTAAATCAAAGAAACGGAATCCTTCACCCCATAATTCGATACGACGATGTAAGTATAATTCATCTAAATACGCTTGACCAGAAGTTGTAAATCCTGTAAAAGCAGTATCACGAGCTGTTGCTAACTGAGCTAAAATAGCTTTAGAACCAGCTTCATCTCCTAAGAAATATTTCGCTTCAGCTTCAATTAAGTACATTTCTGCAACACGCATAAATGGTACATCACCTAATGGTGTGTTATTGTCACGATTTTTAGTTATAAACTTCTCAGACGTATATGGGAATTTAGAATAACTAGATGCTAAATTTAAAGATGCATGCTGTCCTGTTGGATCAACTACTTGTGTACGAACGTCAGTTGTTGGGAAAGCTGCATATAATGCATGGTTCATAACCTTAGGCGCTTGACGAATTTGCGTCGAGTTATAGTTACGAGACATGTAAGCATGGAAGTTACCAAAGTAATCTGTTTGATCTGCAACAATTGTGATACCCCACATCCACTCAGGATTAGTATAATCATTAAACCCTTGCTTGTATTGCGCTTGAGTCATTAATGATTTACCTTGACGCGCTAAAGCTGCATATTGTGCTGCTTTTTCATAATCTTGCTGTACTAAAGCAATACGTGCTTTAAGTCCTAAAACATTATCTAAAGCAAAGTGAGAACTATTAGTTTTAGTTTTACCAGTTAATAATTGCTCTGCTTTATCTAAGTCAGCCCAAATTTGAGCATAAACTTCTTCTACAGTATTTCTTGCTTTAGGCACTAAGATTTCTGATGAAGATGGATCTGTGCGGATAATAACTCCTAATTGAGAGTTATTTTGTCCTTTTACATAACGGTTAGCATAACGTTGTACTAATTCGAAATGTGAGTAAGCACGGTAAGCATAAGCTTCTCCAATAGCTTTTTCTTTTAACGTTTGATCACCTGTAGCTGCCTCTCCGTAAACAATTACGTTATTAGCAGAACGGATCATCCCGTACCAGAAATTCCATGGGTAAGATAAATCTGTAGAAGATTCGTTATTATTAGTTAACCATCTCATTCCACTTACAAACCATCCATTACCTTGAGTAGGAAAAATAACATCTTCACCTAAAATCTCATTCACAATTAATTGAGCTGTATATCCGTTTTGCCCTTGTGAAGAGTTTTGACGAACATACATATTTCTGTGCATACCGTTAATGATTACCATTAAGTTTTCGCCTGTCGCATATGCTACAGCATCAGAAACACTTGATGTCGGAGTCGTATCTAAAAAATCATCAGAACATGAAGTTAGAGTTAATGAAGACCCTAAAACTAATGCTGCTAATATATATTTTGCTTTTTTCATTTTATTAATTTTTAAAATTGAACATTTAATCCAACAGAAATAGTTCTAGCAGGAGTAAAACGATAAGATGTTGTACCGTTAAATGACTGAACTGGTTCTAAACCTTTTCTTGCTGTCCAACTTACAAGGTTTTCTCCACTTAAGTAAAGTTTTAAAGAAGAGAATCCTAAACTTTCTAATTGTTCTTTTTTGAATGTGTATCCAAAAGTTGCAGATCTAAACGCTAAGTAATCTGAATCTACTAACCAACGAGACGAAGCTGCTAAGTTTTGCGTTGTATTATTTGTAGTTAACTTGTTCATGTTTGTTACTTGTCCTGGAGTAGTCCAAGCATTTAACATATCTACGTGTAACGCTCCTCCATCTGGTGCAGTATCAATAAAACTTGCATAGTTTGTATCATACGTTTGTCCACCAATTTGATATGTAAATAACGTATTCAAGAAGAACCCTTTGTATGAGAAGTTATTAGAGAAACTTCCGTATAAATCTGGCATTGCAGAACCTACATAACCATATTCTGCATTATTGTGGTTAATTGTATACTTTTTACCATCAATTTCACGTGTACTAGCATCGTCAGCACGAGTAGGATCTTGCACGTATAATGAACGTCCATCGTTAGGGTCAATTCCATGGAATTTTCTTAACCAGAAATCATAGATAGAAGAACCAACAGCTAAACGCTTTGTACCATTAATAATTTCTTCTTGACCATCTGGTAATTTTGTGATCTCATTTTTAATTGTTGCCCCATCCACATTGAAGTCCCAACGAAAGTTTTCGTTACGTACGATTCCGAATTGTAATGCAACCTCAATACCTGAATTTTGCATATCTCCCATATTCTTGTTGATAGAATTTCCTGGAACCCCGTCAGATCCTGGAGTAGGAACAGCAAAAATTAAGTCAGATGTTTTTCTGTTGTAGTATTCAACAGTACCAGCAACACGGTTGTTAAATAATCCAAATTCAACTGCTACATCAAATTGTGCATTAGTTTCCCATGTTAAATCAGCAGAACCAATTTGAGTTAATAATACTCCTGTTTCACCTGCATTATTATATCCTAAAGAGAATAAATTTAAGTCAGTTTGATAACCAGGTGCTGAAGAAATACCACCATCATTACCAACTTCCCCGTAAGACCCTCTTAATTTTAATAAATTAACTACGTTAGAATTAACTAAGAATGATTCTCTGTGTAAGTTCCAAGCTGCACCAGCAGACCAGAATATACCTTTATTATTATCCTCAGCAAAACGAGACGATTTATCTTGACGAATAGAAGCAGATAAAGAATATTTACTATCATAATCGTATCCTAAACGTGCAAAGTAAGATTCTTTTCTTAAATCATAAGTATATCCACTCGCACTAGTAGTAGTTAAGTAATTTGACAACTCTTTAATTCCAGCCATTACCTCACCAGTTTTTCTAGTGTATTGGTAATCGATGTGTCTGTCAAAAGACTCGTGTCCTAAATCAACTGTAAAGTTATTTAATCCAATAGATTTTTGGTATGTTAAAATCTGGTTTAATGTTAAACCTGATGTTTTTTGACTTTCAATTGCTAATGCTGCAGTACCAATTGCATCACCAATTTCTTTATTTCCGTAAGCTTTGAATCTGAAGTTTTGAACATCGTATGCAACGTTAGTTCTGAAAGTTAAACCTGGTAATAATTTAAACTCTGCAAAAGAACGTACATTAACAGCATTTGTTTCTCTGATACGGTCATTTAATAATGTTTCTTGTAAAACATTACGTCCTGCTCCAGCACCAGCACCACGTCCTCTTGTAAAAGTACCATCATATCTAACATTTCCGTTTGCATCATACATTCTATTCCCTTGTGCATCATATAAGAATGGAGAATAAATTGGTGCCATGTAACGAGCTGTGTAGAAAGGATTGATGTAAGAAGTACCTTCTCCATCTTCAGCTTGATTAGATTTAGTTAAGGTACCAGCAACATCTGTTCCTAACTTTAACCATTTAGAAACATCAGTAGTTGCACCTGCACGAGCAGTATAACGCTCAAAATCTGATTTAATCACATAACCTTCTTCATTGTTATAAGACATCGAAGCATTATATGACGTATTTTCTGTCGCTCCTGCATATCCTAAACTATATTGTTGGATAGATCCAACTCTTGTTACATAATCTTGCCAATCAAAATCATTAAATAACATTGATGCATTTGGGTTTAATTCCCCATTGATAACAACTGCATTATTTGCAACGTTATAAATATTATTTTGTAAGTTTTGAGAAATTAAGTTTTCAGATGCCCACGTATTCGCTTGTTCTAAAGTTGCATTTGGATTTGACTCTTGGTATCCATTACGCATTGCAGTCCAAGTTAATTTGTAGTAATCTTCAGTTCCAATTCTATCATACTCAGGAATACCACGAGTTACTACCCCTGTATTTGTAGATAATGTGAAAGTACCTTTTTTACCTTTTTTACCTTTTTTAGTCGTAATCATAACAACCCCATTCGCTGCTGACGAACCGTATAATGACGTAGAAGCTGCATCTTTTAACACGCTAAACGACTCGATATCATTAGGGTTAAGATCAGATAATGATCCTGTAAATACAGCACCATCAACAATATATAATGGAGAGTTTGATAAATTATATGAAGAGATACCACGAATACGGATATCAACTCCTGAACCTGGTTGTCCAGTAGTCGTTGAGAATTGCACCCCTGGAGCTCCTTCTAATGCCTTAGCAACGTTTGTTAAAGGACGATCTTCAAAAGCTTCAGATTTAATTTGAATATTAGAACCTACAACTGTTTCTTTCTTTTGAACACCGTAAGCAACGATAACTGTTTCTTCTAAATCGATATTATCTGAAACTGATGCTGTTTCTAATGTACCTAACGTAGTAGAAGTAACAACTACTTCTTTTCCGTTAATTAATAATACATCACCAACTTTCGCATCGATAGAGAATTCACCATTCTCATCTGTATAAACCACCGTATTAGTTCCTTTGATTTGAACTGGAACGTCCATTTCAGGAAAACCATTTTTATCATTTACAGTTCCTGTAGTTTGAGCGTATGCTACAGCTCCAAACCCAAGAAAAGCTAAAAGACTTAATGAAGTTAACTTTCTTCTCATGTGTCAATTTATTATTTAGTGGTACAATAATAACATTTTCTTAAGAATATTAATATAAATTTAACGTTGTTTTGTTTAAAATTTGAAAAATCATCACAATAAACTAGGTTAAAACGACGTTATATTTAATCATTTTGACTGTTTTTTAAATTTTTGTTAATAATAAAATTTATTTTATTTGATAAAAACAAGTTTATTTATCAAATACTTACACTGTTTTTAACTAAAAACACTTCTTAAATCACCTATTTTTTTAACTTTTGATTTATAATTTAAGTTTTTATTAAGTTTTTTGTGATTTTAAAATCATTTTCAATCTTAAAAAAATAAACAAAAACATCCTCGCTCTTTAAAAATTCATATTTTTGATAGCGTTTAAAAAAACAATAATGATATTTGTTACAGGAGGTACAGGTTTAGTCGGCAGTAATTTATTATTACAATTAATAGATAAAGGTGAAAAAGTACGTGCCTTAAAACGCTCAGATTCTAATATCAGAGAAGTTGAATTGTTTTTTAAGCGAAATAAATCACAGGAAATTTTTCATAAAATTGAATGGATAGAAGGTGATATTTTAGATATTACATTTTTATCTATCGCTTTAAAAGATGTAAAAACAATCTTCCATACAGCGGCATTTGTAAGTTTTGATCCGAAAGATGCCGAAAAAGTAATCCAAACAAATGTTTTCGGAACTGAAGGTTTAATTAATGAAGCAATTGATTCTGGAGTTGGGAATTTTATATATGTAAGTTCGATAGCTGCAATGGATGATATTAATCCAGTAACTAAATTGATTGATGAAAAATCTACTTGGAACAATGACGCTAAACATTCGGCTTACGCCATTTCAAAATACCGTTCAGAGATGGAGGTTTGGAGAGGTTCACAAGAAGGTCTAAATGTTATTGTTGTTAATCCTTCAATCATAATTGGTTCTTACGATGGACATCGCGAAAGTGAAAAATTATTCCAAGACAATTTCATTAATAATTACGCTCCTACAGGCGGAACTGGTTTTGTAGATGTTCGCGATGTAACTAAAATAATTATCAGTTTATACGACCAAAATTTATATAATCAAAAATATATAATCAACGCTGAAAACGTTACTTATGCAGAAGTTTTAGCACATGTTGCGAAAAAGAAACAAAAAGAAATCAATTCAATTTCTAATAAAACTTTAAAAGTTTTACAATTAGTAACATCTGTCACAAAACATTTCGGAACTCCAACTTTAGATAGTGGAACTTATCATGCGTTAACGACGTTTACCAAATACGATAATTCAAAAATAATCAATACTTTAAATTACAAATTTATTCCTGTTAAAGAAGCAATTGATTATCATTATAATAATTACCAAAAAATTATTTCTTCTAAATAAGATATTTTTGCCCACATGGAAAAGCAATTTCAAACAACATTAGACACAATATATTTATTAAAGGAAGGTGAAGTTTCAGCGAAAAGTCCTTCAAATATTGCCTTGATTAAATATTGGGGGAAAAAGGAAAATCAAATTCCTACCAATAGTTCTATCAGTTATACTTTAACCAATTCGTACACAGAAACTACTTTAAAATTTACTCCAAAACAGGAAGATGGTTTTGATGTAAAAGTTCATTTAGAAGGCGAATTTAAAGAAAGTTTTGCACCTAAAATCATAACGTTCTTCGAGAGAATTACGGCATATATTCCGTTTTTGGAACAATATAGTTTTGAAGTTCATACCTCAAATTCATTTCCACATAGTTCTGGTATTGCATCATCAGCATCTGGAATGAGTGCTTTAGCACTTTGTTTAGTACAGATTGAACAATTATTAGGCGCAAATTTAACGGAAGATGAAGCTTTAAAGAAAGCATCATTTTTAGCAAGATTAGGATCTGGAAGCGCATGTAGATCTGTTTATAAAGGATTAGTTGAATGGGGTGGAAACAACTTTATGAAAGGAAGTTCTGACTTATATGGAACAAAATATCCTGACACTGAAATTCATGATGTTTTTAAAACATTTCATGATACGATTTTATTAATTCATGAAGGAGAAAAATCTGTTTCTTCTACTGTTGGTCATAATTTAATGAACGGTCATCCTTATGCTGAACGTCGTTTTGATGAAGCAAACGAGAATCTACAAAAATTACTTCCGATTTTAAAATCAGGTGATGTAAAAGCGTTTGGAGAATTAGTTGAACACGAAGCCTTAACTTTACATGCAATGATGATGATGTCGAGCCCAGCTTTTATTTTAATGAAACCTAATACAGTTGCGGCTCTTGATAAATTATGGGAATTCCGTCGTGAAACTGGAAATCAATTGTATTTTACTTTGGATGCAGGTGCAAACGTGCATTTATTGTATCCTGCTGAAGATGCTGAAGCGATTGAAATTTTCATTGAGAATGAATTGAAACAATTCTGCCAAAGTGGAAAATACATTAAAGACAAAGTAAATTTCTAAATATTAAAAAAAACCTCAAGTTTTAAACTTGAGGTTTTTTATTGATCTTATGTAAAATTCCCGCTATAGTTAAAGCTATAAAACCACTCATCATCAGAACAACTATTAAATTCCCAACTGTAATTTCTATCGGAAATAATTCAAATCTTATGATTGAAAAGATAAGTGTAAAAACGAATATTTTCATCCAAAATTGATAGTCAAAAGATTTGGTTGCGATTGAAGAAATTGGAAGTTGGTGTATCCAATAAAGTATATAACACAATCCCACAACAGAACTAAAATGTTGTAAAAATTTAAATCCTTTCACTTCAAATCCAACATCAAACCACACTGATTTTAAGAAAGAAATTTGATTGACGAAAAATCCCCATTCGTGCGTAAAAGCATCCCAAATTAAATGTGAATATGTACCGATGATTATTGAAAAAATTACTACAAACCAATTATTTTTAAAATAATTCCACCAATCGAATGCTGTAAAATTTATACATCTCGATTTGAAATAAATTGGAAGTTTTTCGATTAAAATATTTCGAACGAAAAGCTGGAAAATAAAACAATAAATTAAAGCTAGTGGTAAATCGAAATACAAAGCACCCAACCAATCATGTCCATAAGTAGCTAAAATTTTCATTCGAGAAAAATATTCCAAATCAGGCGACATCGATCCAACGACAAGTCCTGTTAAAGAAACATATTTCCCTGAAATTTTATGAAACGGTAAAAATATTGAGGCGTGTGATAATGTAAATGGCATCGCAATTCTGAAATTTATAAAGAAAGATATAAAAAAAACGTCCTTAAAAATAAAGACGTTTTTTAAAATTTATTGGATAATATTTTTTTAGTAACCTCCGTTAACTTGCTCTCCTTTTGCAATTGCTAAAGCTGAAGAAGTTCCGATACGTTTTACGCCTAAATCAATCATTTTCTGTGCTTCCTCGATGTTACGAACACCTCCCGATGCTTTTACCGGTAAAATTCCTGCATGTTCTAACATTAATTTAATCACATGCTCATTTGCTCCATTCGGCTCACCATTTGGAGTTTGATAAAAACCAGTAGAAGATTTTACAAATACATTTTGTGCATGTTCTTCACCAATTTTATTTATTACAATATCACGAATTAATTGTGTAATAGAAATAATTTCTTCATCAGTTAAAGCTGCCGTTTCAATGATCCATTTTACAACTTTACCTTCTCTTAACGCAACCGTTGTACATGATTCAACCTCATCAGCCACTTTCTCCACTTCACCTTTTTTGAAAGCTTCGAAATTAATAACGAAATCTAATTCATCCGCACCATCAGCAATCGCTTTTTGTGCTTCTCTTAATTTTTCGTTTACATCATTCGTACCTTCATGGAAACCAATTACAGTTCCTAAAACAACTTCTGATTTATTTTCATCTAACAATTCACGAACCGAGCGTACGTAATCTGGGCGAATCATTACTGCATAAATCCCATTTTCCATTGCTTCTTGAGCTAATGCTCTAACTTGATCCAAAGTTTCAGAATTTGAAATTCCGGCTTGTTCTGGAGTTTTAAGATACGTCGAGTCTAAATATGTTTTAATACTCATCTTTATATATTAAAGTTTGATTTGTCTATTTATTGTTTGTTCCAACGAAATAATCGTTTCGGTACGAGTTACACCGTCTATTTGCTGAATTTTCTGATTCAAAACATTCATCAAATGCATATTATCTTTGCAAAGAATCTTTAAAAAGATCCCGTAATTACCTGTGGTAAAATGAGCCTCTACAACTTCTGGAATTGCTTCTAAAGATTTAATCACATTGATGTATGATGATGATTTATCCATAAAAACCCCAACAAATGACATTGTTAAATAACCCAATACACTCGGATTTATTATAGTCTTTGTCGAATTAATTAATCCTGAAGTTTCCAATTTCTTGATACGTTGATGTACAGCTGTATTAGAAATTGACAATTCTTTTGCTAATTGAGATACAGGAATATTTGCATTATCCATAAAAGCATTCAAAATCAATTTATCAATTCCGTCAAGTTCAACTTGACCGTTGTCATGAATTCTCACTTCCTTTCAGTTTTATATTGCAAATTTAATATTTAATTATGGCATAAACGGGAAAATGATCGCTATATCCACCTAAATATTTTGAACCTATAAAAGTACGATTTGGGAAAGCTCCCATTTTGTCTATGTTTTGGGTTAAAAATGCTGAATCAAAAATATCGGCTTTTAAGAATTGAAGACGGCTATCAACAGTTAAAAACCCTTTGGTAACCATAATCTGGTCGAATAACATCCATTGTTTTTTATGTACTAATGAACCTCTTTTATAACTCATTAAACCTACCATTGGGTTATAAATTTCGTTATATTTTACCTCATCTTGTTTTGCTCTTGTATTTAGCTCTAATCTTATATTATCTGCTGTTGGCGTATCATTAAAATCTCCCATCACAACGATTTTAGCTTCAGAATTTTCGTTCAGAATTAAATCTATTTGTTTTCGAATTTTACTTAATAAAATTCTACGCTTTTCTTGATTAATTTCTTGATCTAATTTTGAAGGTAAATGCACTACAAAAAAATAGATTTTCTCCCTCTCAAACTCAGCTTCAACATAAAGAACATCTCTTGTATAAGATTTGTTTCCAGAACTATCTTTAAAAATCACACGTATTGGTTCTGATTTTAAAATCGTAATCCTGTCCTTTTGATAAATACAACAAACATTAATTTTTCGTTCATCTAAAGATTCATAAAAAACATAATTATAATTCGCTTTTTGCAGACGCGCATTCTTAATAATATCTTCTAATACACTCTCATTTTCCACTTCTGCTAAACCTACAAATAATGGTAAATCTTCAGTTTCTTTGAATCC containing:
- a CDS encoding DUF4184 family protein — its product is MPFTLSHASIFLPFHKISGKYVSLTGLVVGSMSPDLEYFSRMKILATYGHDWLGALYFDLPLALIYCFIFQLFVRNILIEKLPIYFKSRCINFTAFDWWNYFKNNWFVVIFSIIIGTYSHLIWDAFTHEWGFFVNQISFLKSVWFDVGFEVKGFKFLQHFSSVVGLCYILYWIHQLPISSIATKSFDYQFWMKIFVFTLIFSIIRFELFPIEITVGNLIVVLMMSGFIALTIAGILHKINKKPQV
- the deoC gene encoding deoxyribose-phosphate aldolase; the protein is MSIKTYLDSTYLKTPEQAGISNSETLDQVRALAQEAMENGIYAVMIRPDYVRSVRELLDENKSEVVLGTVIGFHEGTNDVNEKLREAQKAIADGADELDFVINFEAFKKGEVEKVADEVESCTTVALREGKVVKWIIETAALTDEEIISITQLIRDIVINKIGEEHAQNVFVKSSTGFYQTPNGEPNGANEHVIKLMLEHAGILPVKASGGVRNIEEAQKMIDLGVKRIGTSSALAIAKGEQVNGGY
- a CDS encoding Lrp/AsnC ligand binding domain-containing protein; protein product: MRIHDNGQVELDGIDKLILNAFMDNANIPVSQLAKELSISNTAVHQRIKKLETSGLINSTKTIINPSVLGYLTMSFVGVFMDKSSSYINVIKSLEAIPEVVEAHFTTGNYGIFLKILCKDNMHLMNVLNQKIQQIDGVTRTETIISLEQTINRQIKL
- a CDS encoding endonuclease/exonuclease/phosphatase family protein; its protein translation is MKDQKATLAFYNVENFYAKTNSTEHSFLPSNYAKWIDNRYETKVDRISHAISRIGFKETEDLPLFVGLAEVENESVLEDIIKNARLQKANYNYVFYESLDERKINVCCIYQKDRITILKSEPIRVIFKDSSGNKSYTRDVLYVEAEFEREKIYFFVVHLPSKLDQEINQEKRRILLSKIRKQIDLILNENSEAKIVVMGDFNDTPTADNIRLELNTRAKQDEVKYNEIYNPMVGLMSYKRGSLVHKKQWMLFDQIMVTKGFLTVDSRLQFLKADIFDSAFLTQNIDKMGAFPNRTFIGSKYLGGYSDHFPVYAIIKY